A genome region from Ferrimicrobium acidiphilum DSM 19497 includes the following:
- the ruvX gene encoding Holliday junction resolvase RuvX, with translation MRAAGFDPGERRIGMAISVGEASFPLEVIQRVEGWLDRVRQLLEEYGVDVLVVGVPLSLDGGETESTRMARRFIAELSRIVDLPVVEVDERFSSRSVERALTEAGVSMRDQRGRVDDLAAADILQRYLDGLGNA, from the coding sequence ATGAGGGCTGCGGGGTTTGATCCTGGTGAGCGTCGGATTGGTATGGCAATCAGCGTTGGCGAGGCGAGTTTCCCGCTTGAGGTGATTCAGAGGGTGGAGGGTTGGCTCGACCGGGTTCGTCAGCTCCTCGAGGAGTATGGGGTTGACGTGTTGGTGGTGGGAGTCCCGCTGTCACTTGATGGTGGCGAGACCGAGAGTACGCGTATGGCACGACGTTTTATCGCTGAGCTCAGTAGGATCGTCGACCTGCCGGTCGTAGAGGTGGATGAGCGATTTTCAAGCCGAAGTGTCGAGCGTGCCTTAACCGAGGCGGGAGTGTCGATGCGCGACCAACGTGGTCGTGTCGATGATCTGGCTGCTGCTGATATATTGCAGCGATACCTTGACGGGCTAGGTAATGCGTAG
- the alaS gene encoding alanine--tRNA ligase, producing the protein MDSNELRRAFGEFFVERGHTQVPSASLIPFDRTVLFTVAGMVPFKRYFLGEEPAPYQRATSIQKCMRAGGKHNDLDQIGQTLRHLTFFEMLGNFSFGDYFKEQAIPYAWELVTSVLGLEPDRLWVTVHTSDDEAAEIWRDSVGVDPGRIQRLEEDNWWQMGDTGPCGPCSEIYYDKGVEYGADGGPAFGSDERFLEIWNLVFMQFDQQSEGDLIPLPKPCIDTGAGLERIVPILQGRPSVFETDLVYPILQEAESLTGRSYGVDHRDDVGLRIIADHSRAMTFLLADGVVPTNEGRGYVLRRIIRRLVLRAQLLGARQQVVERLVTGVIDTMGDAYPELRDRRERILELATREEGRFEQTLAIGAPILNAAIESGEVRGGVAFRLHDTFGVPIELTTEIAQDRGVPVDLEGFQREMTEQRSRSRQAGLGDDEVSEQPTGALWVLESFGKTEFLGYEAEVTVGEIQFVGQEGERVAVYVDRTPFYPEGGGQVGDTGWINAAGFRAKVIDTDQPVQGVIRHWVEVIEGELAVGDSVELVVDAGRRARVRANHTATHLLQWALREVLGDHVAQQGSLVAPDRLRFDFTHWSALSADEIQQVERLIMGEVVSASGVVTQVKDKETAVREGAIAFFGDQYQDVVRVVHAGDHSVELCGGTHVGSLGEIGLFKVISEGSIGANTRRIEAVTQLAALDVVHGLERQLDALERVLPGGREALTERVEALVAKNKTLDAELGNLRQEKLRSISRELAAKRNSSWIIERVDGLNGQELRFVALELRRLEGVEVVVLASVVDHKVALVATAIDPELHPANEVLEPVASAVGGRVGPQRELALSGGREVAKLDQALAELRAGSESAK; encoded by the coding sequence ATGGATTCAAATGAACTCAGGCGAGCATTTGGGGAGTTCTTCGTCGAGCGTGGCCACACTCAGGTGCCATCCGCGAGCTTGATTCCCTTTGATCGAACGGTGCTATTTACGGTCGCTGGAATGGTGCCCTTCAAACGCTACTTCCTCGGAGAGGAGCCAGCACCCTATCAGAGAGCGACAAGCATCCAAAAGTGCATGCGTGCAGGGGGCAAGCATAACGACCTCGATCAGATCGGCCAGACACTCAGGCATCTGACCTTCTTTGAGATGCTCGGAAACTTCTCCTTTGGTGATTACTTCAAGGAGCAAGCGATTCCGTATGCATGGGAGCTTGTCACCTCCGTTCTAGGGCTTGAGCCCGATAGGCTTTGGGTAACGGTGCACACCAGTGATGACGAGGCAGCCGAGATCTGGCGCGATAGCGTGGGGGTTGACCCGGGCCGGATTCAACGACTCGAAGAGGACAACTGGTGGCAGATGGGGGATACAGGTCCTTGTGGACCATGTTCTGAGATCTACTACGACAAGGGTGTAGAGTATGGTGCCGACGGTGGGCCGGCGTTCGGCTCTGACGAGCGTTTTCTCGAGATCTGGAACCTTGTGTTCATGCAGTTCGACCAACAATCCGAGGGCGACCTTATCCCATTACCGAAGCCTTGTATCGATACTGGTGCCGGCCTAGAGCGAATCGTTCCCATCCTTCAGGGGAGACCATCAGTTTTCGAGACCGATCTTGTCTACCCGATCCTGCAGGAGGCTGAGTCACTCACTGGCAGGTCTTACGGCGTCGATCACCGTGATGACGTAGGACTGAGGATCATTGCTGATCATTCGCGTGCGATGACCTTCCTGCTTGCTGATGGCGTCGTCCCCACCAACGAGGGTAGGGGCTATGTGTTGCGACGAATCATCCGCCGTCTTGTGTTGCGTGCGCAGCTTCTAGGAGCGCGCCAACAAGTAGTGGAACGTCTCGTGACCGGGGTGATCGATACGATGGGAGATGCCTACCCCGAGTTGCGAGACCGACGGGAGCGTATCCTTGAGCTCGCCACTCGTGAGGAGGGGCGATTTGAACAGACGTTGGCCATCGGTGCTCCGATCTTGAATGCGGCCATCGAGAGCGGTGAGGTACGCGGTGGGGTTGCGTTCCGACTCCACGACACATTTGGCGTGCCGATCGAGTTGACGACTGAGATCGCCCAAGATCGTGGGGTACCGGTGGATCTCGAGGGTTTCCAGCGCGAGATGACAGAACAGCGTAGTCGATCTCGCCAAGCCGGTCTTGGAGATGATGAGGTGAGTGAACAGCCTACGGGTGCGCTCTGGGTGCTGGAATCCTTCGGTAAGACAGAGTTTCTTGGCTATGAGGCCGAGGTGACGGTCGGCGAGATCCAGTTCGTTGGACAAGAGGGAGAGCGAGTGGCCGTCTATGTTGATAGGACTCCTTTCTATCCCGAGGGTGGCGGACAGGTCGGCGATACCGGTTGGATCAACGCTGCCGGATTCCGTGCTAAGGTCATCGATACCGATCAACCGGTGCAAGGTGTCATTCGACATTGGGTTGAGGTGATCGAAGGTGAGCTAGCTGTAGGCGACTCTGTCGAACTTGTGGTCGATGCTGGCAGACGAGCGAGAGTTCGAGCGAATCATACCGCGACCCATCTGCTCCAGTGGGCATTGCGTGAGGTGCTTGGTGACCATGTTGCCCAGCAGGGATCACTGGTAGCACCCGATCGGTTGCGTTTTGACTTCACCCATTGGTCGGCACTCTCCGCCGATGAGATCCAACAGGTGGAGCGTCTTATCATGGGCGAGGTTGTTAGCGCAAGCGGCGTTGTGACTCAGGTTAAGGACAAGGAGACCGCGGTCCGCGAGGGAGCGATCGCCTTCTTTGGCGACCAGTACCAAGACGTCGTTCGTGTGGTCCACGCTGGTGATCATTCGGTCGAACTCTGTGGTGGTACTCACGTCGGGTCGCTTGGCGAGATTGGTCTATTCAAGGTAATCTCCGAGGGTTCTATTGGAGCCAATACGCGACGGATCGAGGCGGTGACTCAGCTAGCGGCACTCGATGTTGTCCATGGGCTCGAACGCCAACTCGATGCCCTTGAGAGGGTACTTCCTGGTGGGCGTGAGGCGTTGACTGAGCGCGTGGAGGCCCTGGTTGCAAAGAATAAGACCCTGGATGCCGAGCTTGGCAATCTCCGACAGGAGAAACTGCGATCGATCTCCCGCGAGCTTGCGGCGAAGCGAAACTCCTCCTGGATCATTGAGCGTGTCGATGGTCTGAACGGGCAAGAACTCCGTTTTGTAGCCCTCGAACTTCGACGACTAGAAGGTGTAGAGGTTGTCGTCTTGGCGAGCGTCGTCGATCATAAAGTTGCGCTTGTAGCCACGGCGATCGATCCGGAGTTGCACCCGGCCAATGAGGTTCTAGAGCCTGTTGCGAGTGCGGTTGGTGGTCGGGTTGGCCCGCAACGGGAGCTTGCGCTCTCCGGTGGCCGCGAGGTGGCTAAGTTGGATCAGGCGTTGGCGGAGCTCCGTGCTGGATCCGAATCGGCGAAATGA
- the mltG gene encoding endolytic transglycosylase MltG: protein MRRLRWVLAALAGLVVLIVVVGGVAFYVESQPSPHGQPVAVIVTPGESVSSIFDRLAQAKVVRSPFLFKAYSAIKGVGVIDAGVYFLRTNEGYARTLGRLTAGPSSLKLTVLPGMTVSTIASELKSIPGNSLSGSAFLRASTNLAVFHSPFLAHATSLQGLLYPDTYFVDPLGTAKELIQQMLNRSAQVFEADGLSPAGHYHSLSAAQVIVAASIAEKEANSATGYAKVARVILNRLAAGMPLQMDSTVRFATANYSNPITGAQLKDPSAYNTYSHTGLPPGPIGAVDSAGLMGVLHPQRGSWLYFVALRGHRHLSFFDTFGQQQAAISRYGVR, encoded by the coding sequence ATGCGTAGACTTCGTTGGGTATTGGCCGCGTTGGCCGGTCTTGTTGTGCTGATCGTAGTTGTTGGTGGCGTTGCATTCTATGTGGAGTCGCAGCCGAGTCCACATGGGCAGCCAGTGGCGGTTATCGTTACCCCAGGGGAGTCAGTGAGCTCGATCTTTGATCGACTCGCTCAGGCAAAGGTGGTACGTTCCCCGTTCCTGTTTAAGGCGTACTCAGCGATTAAGGGTGTCGGAGTCATCGATGCTGGTGTCTATTTTCTGCGCACGAACGAGGGCTATGCTCGCACCCTTGGACGTTTAACGGCGGGACCATCCTCGCTGAAGCTCACAGTATTGCCGGGTATGACGGTGTCGACAATCGCCTCGGAGCTCAAGTCAATACCAGGTAATAGCCTATCTGGATCGGCATTTCTGCGAGCAAGCACCAACCTTGCGGTGTTTCATTCCCCCTTTCTAGCTCATGCAACGAGTCTGCAAGGATTGCTCTATCCCGATACTTACTTTGTCGATCCACTTGGGACGGCAAAGGAACTTATTCAGCAGATGTTGAATAGATCTGCCCAGGTGTTCGAGGCGGATGGGCTGTCGCCCGCGGGACACTATCACTCCTTGAGCGCGGCACAGGTGATCGTGGCAGCCTCCATAGCCGAAAAGGAGGCCAACTCTGCGACCGGATATGCCAAGGTTGCACGCGTGATCCTAAACCGGCTCGCCGCAGGCATGCCACTTCAGATGGACTCCACAGTTCGTTTTGCGACCGCCAACTACTCGAACCCAATCACCGGCGCACAACTAAAGGACCCGTCTGCGTACAATACCTACTCCCACACCGGGCTCCCTCCAGGACCTATCGGAGCTGTCGATTCGGCTGGCCTTATGGGTGTTTTACATCCGCAACGAGGATCGTGGCTTTACTTCGTTGCTCTTCGTGGGCATCGGCACCTCTCGTTCTTCGATACCTTCGGACAGCAGCAAGCTGCGATCTCACGGTACGGTGTGCGGTGA
- a CDS encoding sigma factor has product MAGSDALEGLVRFYHRRLVAPAYALCENRSDAEDIVADAYVRTWPRLVRGQVYDPAAYLRRAVVNDTASWRRHRFVVRREELRRRVNPAPDIAEDQVAGQDEL; this is encoded by the coding sequence GTGGCCGGCAGCGATGCGCTCGAAGGTCTGGTGCGCTTTTATCACCGGCGCTTGGTGGCCCCCGCCTACGCGCTGTGCGAGAACCGTTCCGACGCTGAAGACATCGTGGCGGATGCCTATGTCCGAACCTGGCCTCGTCTCGTCCGAGGCCAGGTCTACGATCCGGCTGCGTACCTGCGGCGCGCCGTGGTCAACGACACTGCCAGCTGGCGACGGCACCGCTTCGTAGTGCGCCGCGAAGAACTGCGCCGTCGGGTCAACCCTGCACCTGATATCGCAGAAGACCAGGTGGCAGGCCAAGACGAGCTGTGA
- the aroE gene encoding shikimate dehydrogenase, whose amino-acid sequence MSGEHTKPAIPLACVLGDPIAHSLSPLLHETGLAHSGLQGRYLAFQTGTTGLADTLRSLVTLGFRGCNLTAPLKVVARSMLQVEDPEVRRIGAVNTIVFSEGSLIGYNTDARGLLEALRTVVGFEPHGKRILILGSGGAARAAASAMTDAGAAEVYVNGRSRDRALELANGFDGAIQMCEKTDGLSVDLIINATTVGMKGGGAESETPIELTRLGACDVVYDMVYRPTLTPLLQSAQRLGVSGFGGRSMLAAQARFAFEHFFNALPSLDVFLEALDQDDAGIA is encoded by the coding sequence ATGTCCGGCGAACATACGAAACCTGCTATTCCTTTAGCCTGTGTGCTTGGTGATCCAATTGCCCATAGCCTGTCCCCCCTTCTTCACGAGACTGGGTTGGCACACTCTGGATTGCAAGGTCGTTACCTGGCTTTCCAGACTGGGACTACTGGCTTAGCTGATACGTTACGATCGCTTGTCACGCTTGGATTTCGAGGCTGCAACCTGACTGCACCACTCAAGGTGGTGGCCCGGAGTATGTTGCAGGTCGAGGATCCGGAGGTGCGACGGATCGGCGCTGTAAATACCATTGTCTTCTCTGAAGGTTCGCTAATTGGTTACAATACCGATGCCCGCGGGCTTTTGGAGGCGTTGCGAACGGTGGTGGGTTTCGAGCCTCATGGCAAACGAATCCTGATTCTGGGGTCTGGTGGCGCTGCACGTGCAGCCGCATCAGCTATGACAGATGCAGGGGCCGCAGAGGTCTATGTCAACGGTAGGAGTAGAGATCGGGCTCTGGAGTTAGCCAATGGCTTCGATGGCGCGATCCAGATGTGCGAGAAGACCGATGGGTTGTCGGTTGACTTGATCATAAACGCAACTACGGTTGGTATGAAGGGCGGCGGTGCGGAGAGCGAGACGCCGATCGAGTTGACGAGGCTTGGGGCTTGCGATGTCGTCTATGACATGGTCTATCGACCAACTCTGACGCCGTTGCTTCAGTCAGCTCAACGGTTGGGAGTCTCTGGTTTTGGGGGCCGCTCTATGCTCGCAGCTCAGGCTAGGTTTGCCTTTGAGCATTTCTTCAACGCCCTTCCGAGCTTAGATGTGTTTTTGGAAGCATTGGATCAAGATGATGCGGGCATCGCCTGA
- a CDS encoding RelA/SpoT family protein — protein MDRDLQSLLDAMALDPSSEASATIERALEFARLAHDQQRRRSGEPYVTHPIGVALITASLGGDLIAVVAALLHDTVEDTPVTLTQIGEEFSTTVAEVVDGLTKLDRISFDSREAQQAATMRKMLIAMAKDARVLVIKLADRLHNMRTIAALPVEKQRRIAQETMDIYAPLANRLGIEEMKWQLEDLAFATLHPRRYAEIDHMIATRAPERELYLAEVTEELRKRLALVGIDAEVNGRPKHLWSIYEKMIIKDKDFDSIYDIIGVRIVTESDRDCWAALGVVHSLWAPIPGRFKDYINAPKFNLYQSLHTTVLLDKGNPLEVQVRTREMHRRAEFGIAAHWGYKEGSSSTNAAWVDRLMELQEELPDPLEFLEHLKSDLEMDEVYVFTPKGKVVTLPVGATPLDFAYSIHTEVGHRCIGAKVNGRLVPLESTLRSGDTVEIVSSRSSSAAPSRDWLSIVVTPRAKAKIRQWFSRERREESIEIGRDELTKAFRRENLAVNAHLSQAGLAKLAKVNGLHDGEGLLVAVGEGHVSARAVAQRVQRNELETEGYAPTVSHQRPRRMSKGPMVYVEGMEDVLVRISRCCNPIPGDEIVGFITQGRGVGIHRADCPNVLDLLKRAGERRVEVEWAHEGGATYQMAIEVLALDRARLLADVSKVLSEHHVNITMSSTRTGGDHVSRMRFEFELVDPGHLSSVLGAIRQLDGVFNAYRMLPGGSRRAPGGEQAEAGAPAP, from the coding sequence ATGGATCGCGATCTGCAATCGCTCTTGGATGCGATGGCACTTGACCCGTCGAGTGAGGCGAGCGCGACCATCGAGAGGGCGCTGGAGTTTGCGCGGTTGGCGCATGATCAGCAGCGGCGGCGATCGGGTGAACCATATGTCACCCATCCAATCGGTGTAGCCTTGATCACCGCATCGCTAGGCGGCGACTTGATTGCAGTGGTGGCTGCGCTTCTCCACGATACCGTCGAGGACACCCCGGTGACGTTAACGCAGATCGGCGAGGAGTTCTCTACGACGGTCGCCGAGGTGGTGGATGGCCTCACCAAGCTCGATCGGATCAGCTTTGATTCTCGCGAGGCTCAACAGGCTGCGACCATGCGCAAGATGTTGATTGCGATGGCCAAGGATGCGCGGGTGTTGGTGATCAAATTGGCCGACCGGCTCCACAACATGCGTACGATCGCAGCGCTGCCGGTAGAGAAGCAGCGCCGTATCGCCCAGGAGACGATGGACATCTATGCCCCTCTCGCGAATCGCCTGGGGATCGAGGAGATGAAGTGGCAACTTGAGGACCTCGCCTTTGCCACCTTGCACCCAAGACGCTATGCCGAGATCGATCACATGATTGCCACCAGAGCACCGGAGCGTGAGCTCTATCTTGCTGAGGTGACTGAGGAGTTACGTAAGCGGCTTGCATTGGTTGGAATCGACGCAGAGGTGAATGGGCGTCCCAAGCACCTCTGGTCGATCTATGAGAAGATGATCATCAAGGACAAGGACTTCGACTCGATCTATGACATCATCGGTGTCCGCATCGTCACCGAGAGCGACCGCGACTGTTGGGCAGCGCTTGGGGTAGTGCATTCGCTCTGGGCGCCTATTCCGGGTCGGTTTAAGGACTATATCAACGCCCCAAAGTTCAATCTCTATCAGTCGCTCCACACCACCGTCCTCCTCGATAAAGGAAACCCGCTGGAGGTGCAGGTGCGCACGCGAGAGATGCATCGACGCGCAGAGTTCGGCATCGCTGCCCACTGGGGTTACAAAGAGGGTTCGAGCTCTACTAACGCCGCTTGGGTAGATCGGCTCATGGAGCTCCAGGAGGAGTTGCCAGACCCTCTAGAGTTCCTCGAACATCTGAAGTCGGATCTCGAGATGGACGAGGTCTACGTCTTCACGCCAAAGGGCAAGGTGGTTACGTTACCGGTGGGTGCCACCCCACTCGACTTCGCCTACTCTATCCACACTGAGGTTGGACACCGCTGTATCGGCGCCAAGGTCAATGGACGTCTTGTCCCACTTGAGTCCACACTGCGCTCTGGCGACACCGTCGAGATCGTCAGCTCTCGTTCGAGTTCTGCGGCACCATCCCGGGATTGGCTGTCGATCGTCGTAACGCCGAGGGCTAAGGCGAAGATTAGGCAGTGGTTTTCGCGTGAACGCCGGGAGGAGTCGATTGAGATTGGCCGGGACGAACTGACGAAGGCGTTTCGTCGCGAGAACTTGGCGGTCAACGCCCATCTCTCTCAGGCCGGTCTCGCTAAGTTAGCGAAGGTAAATGGTCTACACGATGGTGAGGGACTGCTGGTTGCGGTGGGCGAGGGACACGTCTCTGCTCGTGCGGTGGCTCAGCGGGTGCAGCGCAACGAGCTCGAAACCGAGGGGTATGCACCCACTGTGTCTCATCAGCGCCCTCGCAGGATGTCTAAGGGCCCGATGGTATACGTCGAGGGGATGGAGGATGTCCTCGTTCGCATCTCGCGCTGTTGCAATCCAATCCCAGGTGATGAGATCGTAGGCTTTATTACCCAAGGTCGTGGCGTGGGCATACACCGAGCCGATTGCCCCAACGTCCTCGATCTGCTCAAGCGTGCAGGTGAGCGACGGGTTGAGGTTGAGTGGGCTCACGAGGGTGGTGCCACCTACCAGATGGCGATCGAGGTGTTGGCCTTGGATCGCGCGCGTCTGCTCGCTGATGTCTCAAAGGTGCTTAGCGAGCATCACGTCAATATCACGATGAGTTCAACGCGGACGGGGGGCGATCATGTCTCTCGGATGCGTTTTGAGTTCGAACTCGTCGATCCAGGACATCTCTCCTCAGTACTCGGAGCCATCCGGCAGCTTGACGGAGTGTTCAATGCCTATCGCATGTTGCCTGGTGGATCGCGCCGAGCTCCTGGCGGTGAGCAGGCCGAAGCTGGAGCCCCTGCCCCCTAG